A window of Sphingobacterium kitahiroshimense genomic DNA:
GGCATATGGTTATATGCAAGTGCAAGTGGTCATTTGGTAACGGTAAACCAGTTTTTAGGAGCAGGGACAATTGGTGTTGGCTTCTTTTTATTGCCGATATCAATTATTTTTCTATCCTTAGCATTAGGAGCAATTCGTAAAGATGAAAAATTGATCAAGTCTGCAGATCGATTACGTTAATAAGAAAAACAAGATTTAATATAGAAAGCTATGTATTCAGTACATAGCTTTTTTTAATTTTTAAAAATGAAACCAGCATCTACATATCCTTTGCAAATAGTAGTGAATATGCTCATGTTAGTTTGATTACAGTTAAAAACAGATTGTATTCAATGAAAATAATAATAAAAAACTTCGTTATCGTATGCCTGTTTCTATTATTTGGACAATTTGTGTATGCACAGTCCGATAAGATAGAAAAGGAGCCCTTAGTAGTAGATGAAATTCAAATTGACGTTAAAAGCGTTCAAATTGACGCTAAATTAAAAACTGCAACCGTTGAACTTTTTCTTACCTCTTACAACAGAAATGAACGCGAACTTAAATTAAACACTTATGGTACGCAATTGGTTGATGTAAAAGGTAAAAAATATCTGTTCGGAACGCTAAGTCTAGGGAAAATTCTGGTAAAATTAGAGGACAAGCAAAACTACATTAACTATTTAATGAAAATGGATGAACCTGTATTGTTGACCCTAAAAGTTGCAAACTGGGGAAAAGAAAAACCAAAAGAATTGATCCTTGTCTTTGAAGACAGTGAAGAAGAAGGTCACTATATAGAAACGGCTGTTCAATTATAATTGAACAGCCGTTTCTATATAAATTTAATAACTTATCTGCTGTATCGAATTTGTTGGCGATCCATCATACCCATTTGATCTTTCATCATTTTGATTTGATCGGCCAATAATTTACTCTTATCTGCTTTTTTAGCTTCCTGTAAATATTTCTCTGCCTCACGCTTATTACGTTTTGCCATTGCAATACCTGCTAAACTAAGTTTTGCTAGTGCAATATTGTGATCCATATGAAGACCTAATGTCAATGCCTTTTTGAAATATTTCTCAGCTTGCAAAGGAGCACGTTGCGATTCGATCAGGCCGATTAACATATTATAATAGCCATATTGAGCCGGAATTAACTGCTTTTCATAGTTTGTGATTTTATTTAACCATTTTTCAGCTTTTGGCATATCTTGCTTGCGAAGAAACCATTGGGCCAATAACATATATTCATGGAAGAACACTGTTACAAATCCGATTATTGTTAAGAATATTCCTAAAATACCCCATCCCCATTGGCCAATCCAAAATAAAGCAACTGTTCCGATTAATAGCACACTGCTAATAATAATTCTTACAAGATTTGACATAAGTCTATATTTAATGTAAATGTATACCGAGTTTAATTTTGCAAATATCCGTTAAATTGTGCGCTAAAGCAACTTGTTTTAGTTGTTATTTTGTAAAATTGTATATTTAGAATATGGGAAAACGTTTTGATAAATCTTGGGAACCGATTTTAGGCCCACTTTTAGGTCAGTCTTATATGGTTGATCTATCTTTTTTTGTGCAACAAGCAAGAGATAATGGACAAGTATTTCCTCCGCAAGATCTAGTATTCAATGCATTTCGATTAACAACTTTTGATTCGCTTAAAGTAGTGATTTTGGGTCAGGATCCTTATCATAACGATGGTCAAGCTCACGGTCTGGCATTTTCGGTTCCAGAGGGCATTGCATTACCGCCATCCTTAAAGAATATTTTTAAAGAATTGGAAACAGATATTTTAGACTTTAAAATTCCGAAATCAGGAGATTTATCGTATTGGGCCAAACAGGGAGTTTTATTATTGAATGCTACTCTTACAGTCAATGCACATCAAGCAGGGTCACATCAGAAAAAAGGTTGGGAAAAGTTTACGGATCAGGTTATTCAGGCAATTTCAGAAAATAAAGAAGCTGTAGTCTTTTTATTGTGGGGTGCATATGCACAGAAAAAAGCGACCCTAATAAACGCTCAGAAACATTTGGTTTTGACAGCAGTACATCCATCACCTTTATCTGTTTATCGTGGGTTTTTCGGATGCAGGCATTTTTCTCAGACAAATGTCTTCTTACAGCAACTTGGAGAAAAATCGATTGACTGGAAATTGATCTAGTTATCCATCTCAAGCAGTCATAACTTCCGCTAGTAACGATTGCAGTTCTTGAGTAGAAATATGATGGAGATGATTTATTTTGATTTTTCGCTGCTTATAAAGCACATGTGTCATTTGAAGATGGCTGTCATAAGTTATTTTTAGATCTTGCAAACACGTTATTCTTTCTTCAATCTCACCGATAATCGCATATTCAAAAGTGCCGATTATGGTAAACCGCTGTATGAGCAACTGATTGTTTCTAAGCAACGATAGATCAAACCAAGCTCCTTCACCAACGCCACCGAGATATTGAGAACTCTCAGGGATATGAAGCGGTTTATGTTTAGATAACATGCTTCCGATACTGATGTCTTCAGGGAGTAAAGCAGCCTGTTTGCTGTATACGTTTTCACTTAGCTTTTTAATTAAGAATAAGAGTGATTGAACGCGAGACATTCTGAAATTCTGCAATCCATATTCTGGAGAATAACGGTAAATCATTTTGTTCTCAGCAGAATTGACAATATTGCTGATCGGACTAGCTTTAATAGTTTCCGGAAAATTAATCGGATGGGACCAGCAAAATTGGCGTGAAGAAGCAAACAGTAGCCGTGTAATGAAACGAGAGCAGTTATTGTTTCCTTTTGCTACTGCTCCGTAAGGATAGGAACCTTTTTGTACCCATTTATCTGCAAATGCTTTTGCATGGTCAAAGTTAAGTCCTTTGACGATAGAGAAGAAAAGTTCACCACTTCCCTGCATAGCAGGTTTCATATTTTCAAAATGAGCAACGATAGCCTCTAAGTTTGAAATCTCCCCATTTTTGAACGTCGCTTTGATACTGATTGATAAAAGAGGGTCTGACTCTTTTGATCTTGTTCGTCCATAACCTCGTGGAGAGATATATCTGCCAAAATCATAATAAAACAAATCGCCTGTTTTTGAGGAAATGATAACAACACCAGTATGTCCAACCTTAAAATTTAAATTCTTAACGATCCCTATTTTTTTGAAAAACATCATCCATTTTTCATCACCTCTTATTGTGGCATCTGGCCAAGAAAGAATAAGTGCAAAATCAGGATATGGTGTAATACTATCTGTCATAACTGTATTGTAAAGATAATAAATATAATTTATTGCCTTCTCTAATGCTACCACATGCGAAAAATAGTAATTATGAATAACTATTTTTTCACAGTTTTATTTATGATAAATTCATTATCAACACGTAACCTTAATCTACTTTTATCAGTCAAGTATATTAGAAAGAATATGTTATGTCAATTATAGTAGTTGTCAAGTAATGAATGGAAAGCAAAATAACTGGTGCTAAAATCGAGCCGATTTTTAAGTGCGACATCAGATTTTTCGCTAAAGTGAAAATCCCTAAGGCAGATCATAAAGGAAGTAATCCAAAATAGGGATGTATATATACGATGAAGAACATTGCCCATCAGCAGGAAGCAAAATGGACAATCTATTTATTCATTAATATTCCAAAGGAATAATAGGTTCTTTTTTACTTGTGGACATTATCATCATGGTCTGGAAAGTTTTTACAAACGGAATCTTAGCTATTTTTTCCATAATTACAGCTTCATATGCTTTAATATCCTTAACATATACTTTAAGCATGAAATCACAGCTTCCTGTTACGTGGTGACATTCAGTTACTTCGGGAATCATTTTAACTGCTGCTACAAATTCTGGGATAGCATTGTGTGTATGAAAATCCAACGATATTTGTATGAAAGATTTAATTCCTAATCCTAATTTTTCTTCATCAACAAATGCGTGGTAGCTCTTTATAAATCCCGAATTTTCAAGTTTTCGTACTCGTTCCAATGTTGGAGCGGGCGAAAGTCCGATGCTTGAAGCTAGTTGCAGGTTGGTGATACGTCCGTTCTCCTGTAATAATTTTAGGATTTTTAAATCTGTTTTATCTGGCAAAAATGGCATATTCAACTATTTTTATTGGTGATATTCTGTAAATATACACAATTGTTCCAAATTTAATTTGGTGTTGTAGTGTGTTTTTGATTTTTAATTTTTTGTATAATCAAAAACAATATTTTCAGTAATATGATATAGATTTTTGTTATGGTAAATCATTTGTTTGTAAAAAAAGAGGTGCCTGTTAAGCTTAGAGTGCGTAAAAAGTGACATTCGTCACTTTTTTTATCAAAATGGGCGCTTAAACTACTAAAAGTAACGTTTTATTGGCATGTAAATCGTAACTTTGTCGTTCAGAAGATTGTGGGTTTTACCTGAATGCAATTTTTTAAACCGTGAGAGCGAACTATGAGTACTAAAGACGACGATTTACTAAAAGAGCTGGAGCTCGAAGAATATAAATACGGGTTCACAACAGACATCGAAATGGAATTTGCGCCGATTGGTCTTACAGAAGACACCGTGCGTTTTATTTCAGCTAAGAAAAACGAGCCTGAATGGTTATTGGAATGGAGATTAAAAGCATTCCGTCATTTTCAGACCTTAAAAATGCCGAAATGGCAAAATTTCGAAACACCAGAGGTTGATTTTCAAGGCATTTCCTATTATGCGGCGCCAAAGGCAAAACCGCAATTAAACAGTTTAGATGAAGTAGACCCTGAGTTATTGTCTACATTCGCTAAGCTCGGAATTCCTTTGGACGAGCAGAAAATTTTGGCAGGTGTAGTGGCCGTAGATGCTGTATTTGATTCAGTATCTGTGAAAACAACTTTCCGTGAAAAATTAAAAGAACAAGGTGTTATCTTTTGTTCTTTTGGAGAAGCTGTTCAAGAGCATCCTGAACTGGTTAAAAAATATTTAGGATCAGTTGTTCCTCAAACAGATAATATTTATGCAGCATTAAATTCAGCGGTATTCTCTGATGGGTCTTTCGTGTACATTCCAAAAGGTGTTCGTTGCCCAATGGAATTGTCTACTTATTTCCGTATCAATGCACAAAATACAGGTCAATTTGAGCGTACGTTAATTGTTGCTGAAGAAGGCGCTTATGTCTCCTATTTAGAAGGTTGTACAGCTCCTATGCGCGATGAAAATCAATTGCACGCAGCAGTAGTCGAATTAATTGCAGAAAAAGACGCTGAAATAAAATATTCTACCGTTCAAAACTGGTACCCTGGTGATAAAGACGGTAAAGGTGGTATCTTCAACTTCGTTACAAAACGTGGTATTTGTAAAGGTGATAATAGTAAAATTTCCTGGACACAAGTAGAAACTGGGTCAGCAATTACATGGAAATATCCAGGTGTCATCTTAAAAGGCGATAATTCAGTTGGTGAATTTTATTCGGTAGCAATGACACGTAATATGCAAGTCGCAGATACAGGTACTAAGATGATCCACATCGGAAAAAACACCAAATCAAAGATTATTTCTAAAGGTATTTCTGCAGGCAAAAGCCACAACAGTTACAGAGGTTTGGTGAAAATCGGACCAAATGCAGATAATGCAAGAAACTTTACACAGTGTGACTCCTTACTAATCGGAGACCGTTGTGGTGCACATACGTTCCCTTATATTGAAAATCGTAATAATACAGCAACTTTAGAACATGAGGCTACTACTTCGAAAATCGGAGAAGATCAAGTCTTTTACCTCAATCAACGTGGTATCGATTCGGAGAAGGCAGTAGGGTTAATTGTCAATGGTTACGCAAAGGAAGTATTAAACCAGTTACCGATGGAATTTGCTGTTGAAGCACAGAAGTTGTTGGCGATTTCGTTAGAAGGTTCAGTAGGATAGATAAAAAAAATAGTTGCAACCGGAGTACTTGTTGAAAGTACCATACGCAATACACAATACTAATAAAGAAATGTTAAGTATAAAAAATTTACACGCGTCTGTAGACGGCAAACAAATTTTAAAAGGTTTAAATCTTGAAGTAAAAGCAGGTGAGATTCATGCAATCATGGGTCCCAATGGTGCTGGTAAAAGTACTTTAGGAAATGTTTTAGCTGGTCGTGATGCGTACGAAGTGACAGAAGGTGAAGCTTTATTGGACAACGTTGATCTATTGGATTTATCTCCAGAAGATCGTGCTCGTGAAGGGCTGTTCTTAGCTTTCCAATATCCAATTGAAATACCAGGGGTATCGAACATTAACTTCTTGAAAACAGCAGTTAACGATATTCGTGCATATAAAGGTCTTCCTCCGATGGAAGCAAAAGAATTCTTAAAAACAGTGAAAGAAAAGCAACAGTTGGTAGAATTCTCTGCGAACTTGGCTAACCGTTCATTGAATGAAGGATTCTCAGGTGGTGAGAAAAAAAGAAATGAGATCTTCCAGCTGGCCATGTTAAATCCTAAATTATCTATTTTGGATGAAACAGATTCAGGTTTGGATATCGATGCTTTACGTATCGTAGCAAATGGTGTTAATCAATTGCGTTCTAAAGATAATGCTTTTGTAGTTATCACGCATTACCAACGTCTTTTAGATTATATCGTGCCAGATGTTGTTCACGTATTATACAACGGACGTATTGTAAAATCTGGTCCTAAAGAATTAGCTTTAGAATTAGAAGAAAAAGGTTACGATTGGTTAAAAGAATTAGACGCACAAAACGCATAATTACACAAATCTTGTGAAAGAATAGAGGTGTTAATTAGCGATTTGATTAAAATATAAAATGAATACATTAGTTTCAGAATCATTACTTCAACAAGTGTTGAGCAATTTTCAAGAGCAAGTAGCAGAGCCTGCTTTTTTGTCGGCAATACGTCAGCAAGCTTTTGATCGCTTCTCAGCAGTTGGCTTTCCAACGGTGAAAGACGAAGAATGGAAATATACCAATATTCATAAGCTTATCGATCAATCATATGTATTGAATTCGGATGTGGATATTGAAGGATTAGATTTTAGTGCCGGTGAAATTCCAAATCTGGATGCACACCGCATCGTGTTGGTTAATGGTCAATATATGCTGTCATTCTCTTCTTTAGAAGAAGAAAAAGGCCTCATCGTGAAAACGATGGAGGATGCTGTAGAAGAACCTGCTTTTCAAGCACATTTTGCACAACATGCAGACAAAACTAGTAATCCTTTCGTAGCATTAAATACAGCTGGTTATACCAATGGTGTTTTTATTGCACTTGCAAAAAATACCATATTAGCTAAGCCGATCCATATTATCCATGTTGCGACAGGTACAGAAGATTTCTTTTCACAGACACGTAATTTAATCGTGCTGGAAGCAAATGCTGAAGCAGAGATTATCGAGTCTTATATGACTGTTGCTGGTGCCGCTAAAAATATTCAAAATAAAGTGTCAGAGATCATTGTCAAAGAAAACGCTAAAATGCAACACTACTATTTGCAAGTAGCGGAATCTGCGAGTAATTATTTCAATCATACGGAAGTATATCAAGAGAAATATAGCTTATACAATAACTATAACTGTAATTTTCCTGGAGCAGCTTTTATAAGAAATAATATCAACGTACGTCTTGACGCTGAAAATGTGGAAAGCCACTTATACGGTATCAACTTGACAGATGATAAACAGTTGGTCGATAACCACACAGAAGTGGATCATATGAAACCACATTGTGAATCTTACGAATGGTATAAAAATATTACGCAGGGAGAATCTGCAGCTGTTTTTAATGGTAAGATTTTCGTACGTGAGGATGCTCAAAAAACAAATGCATTTCAGCAAAATAATAACTTGTTGATCTCAGATAAATCTGCAGTTTATACGAAGCCTCAGCTTGAAATTTTTGCTGATGATGTGAAGTGTTCACACGGTTGTACAATTGGACAATTTGATAACGATGCCCTATTTTATTTAAGAGCTAGAGGTATTGGTGAAGAAGCTGCTCGTATCTTATTGGTACATGCATTTGCATTTGATGTAACGACTCGTTTCTCGAATGAGGTTGTTCGTCAATATGTCGAAGAATTAGTTGAAGAAAACTTAACTAGTAAATAGGTTAACTTCCTAGGTGCAATAAAATACTAGGTGCAATAAAATAAAAGCGTTTGAGCTCTAATTCAAACGCTTTTATTTCTAAATAATTTCAAGATCTGGATTTACTTTTAGTAATTCTTGTATAAATGAATCCTCAGAACGAGGATTTACAAAAACATCATCATATTTATTGAAATGTATTACTAAACCCTTCTGGTAAGGATTTAAAAAAGGGTAGATTCCTCTGATTTGATTTCGCTCTATTTTTCTAATTGTACTAATGGGGATTGTTTTTTTTTCTAAAAAATTGTTTAGCTGAAGAAATTCATTTGTAATATGATATTTTGGAGATATAAACATAGCATACCAGATAAATCCAAGCAATGAAGTTGATAATAGTGCTCCCAGAAAAAGTCCTTTATTAATACTTCCGTAGGAATTGAAAACAAATAAGGTAAGGATAATAAGTAACCAGACATAAGTTCCTTTACCAATTTTAGGGTGATAACTTTTCATAATCATTGTTTTTTGGCTTTAATTCCTTTAATATAGTGATTTTTTCACTTTTCTACAAGTATTAGTATTGCGCTTGATGCTTAATATATAATTTTAAACTTTGTAAGTTTTTAGGCTCTTTGTTGATGAATAAATATATAACTTCATTTTATTTTAAACGTAATCGATTTATAATCTTAGGGTTATCGCTATTTGTGATAGTTTCGATCTACGTCTTGATGTTTCGAGTCATTGACCATAGGTTACACACTTTAAACAAGAGGATTTTAAAAGAGATGT
This region includes:
- a CDS encoding tetratricopeptide repeat protein; amino-acid sequence: MSNLVRIIISSVLLIGTVALFWIGQWGWGILGIFLTIIGFVTVFFHEYMLLAQWFLRKQDMPKAEKWLNKITNYEKQLIPAQYGYYNMLIGLIESQRAPLQAEKYFKKALTLGLHMDHNIALAKLSLAGIAMAKRNKREAEKYLQEAKKADKSKLLADQIKMMKDQMGMMDRQQIRYSR
- a CDS encoding PH domain-containing protein, encoding MKSYHPKIGKGTYVWLLIILTLFVFNSYGSINKGLFLGALLSTSLLGFIWYAMFISPKYHITNEFLQLNNFLEKKTIPISTIRKIERNQIRGIYPFLNPYQKGLVIHFNKYDDVFVNPRSEDSFIQELLKVNPDLEII
- the ung gene encoding uracil-DNA glycosylase; translated protein: MGKRFDKSWEPILGPLLGQSYMVDLSFFVQQARDNGQVFPPQDLVFNAFRLTTFDSLKVVILGQDPYHNDGQAHGLAFSVPEGIALPPSLKNIFKELETDILDFKIPKSGDLSYWAKQGVLLLNATLTVNAHQAGSHQKKGWEKFTDQVIQAISENKEAVVFLLWGAYAQKKATLINAQKHLVLTAVHPSPLSVYRGFFGCRHFSQTNVFLQQLGEKSIDWKLI
- the sufD gene encoding Fe-S cluster assembly protein SufD — encoded protein: MNTLVSESLLQQVLSNFQEQVAEPAFLSAIRQQAFDRFSAVGFPTVKDEEWKYTNIHKLIDQSYVLNSDVDIEGLDFSAGEIPNLDAHRIVLVNGQYMLSFSSLEEEKGLIVKTMEDAVEEPAFQAHFAQHADKTSNPFVALNTAGYTNGVFIALAKNTILAKPIHIIHVATGTEDFFSQTRNLIVLEANAEAEIIESYMTVAGAAKNIQNKVSEIIVKENAKMQHYYLQVAESASNYFNHTEVYQEKYSLYNNYNCNFPGAAFIRNNINVRLDAENVESHLYGINLTDDKQLVDNHTEVDHMKPHCESYEWYKNITQGESAAVFNGKIFVREDAQKTNAFQQNNNLLISDKSAVYTKPQLEIFADDVKCSHGCTIGQFDNDALFYLRARGIGEEAARILLVHAFAFDVTTRFSNEVVRQYVEELVEENLTSK
- the sufB gene encoding Fe-S cluster assembly protein SufB; amino-acid sequence: MSTKDDDLLKELELEEYKYGFTTDIEMEFAPIGLTEDTVRFISAKKNEPEWLLEWRLKAFRHFQTLKMPKWQNFETPEVDFQGISYYAAPKAKPQLNSLDEVDPELLSTFAKLGIPLDEQKILAGVVAVDAVFDSVSVKTTFREKLKEQGVIFCSFGEAVQEHPELVKKYLGSVVPQTDNIYAALNSAVFSDGSFVYIPKGVRCPMELSTYFRINAQNTGQFERTLIVAEEGAYVSYLEGCTAPMRDENQLHAAVVELIAEKDAEIKYSTVQNWYPGDKDGKGGIFNFVTKRGICKGDNSKISWTQVETGSAITWKYPGVILKGDNSVGEFYSVAMTRNMQVADTGTKMIHIGKNTKSKIISKGISAGKSHNSYRGLVKIGPNADNARNFTQCDSLLIGDRCGAHTFPYIENRNNTATLEHEATTSKIGEDQVFYLNQRGIDSEKAVGLIVNGYAKEVLNQLPMEFAVEAQKLLAISLEGSVG
- the sufC gene encoding Fe-S cluster assembly ATPase SufC produces the protein MLSIKNLHASVDGKQILKGLNLEVKAGEIHAIMGPNGAGKSTLGNVLAGRDAYEVTEGEALLDNVDLLDLSPEDRAREGLFLAFQYPIEIPGVSNINFLKTAVNDIRAYKGLPPMEAKEFLKTVKEKQQLVEFSANLANRSLNEGFSGGEKKRNEIFQLAMLNPKLSILDETDSGLDIDALRIVANGVNQLRSKDNAFVVITHYQRLLDYIVPDVVHVLYNGRIVKSGPKELALELEEKGYDWLKELDAQNA
- a CDS encoding DUF6695 family protein, giving the protein MTDSITPYPDFALILSWPDATIRGDEKWMMFFKKIGIVKNLNFKVGHTGVVIISSKTGDLFYYDFGRYISPRGYGRTRSKESDPLLSISIKATFKNGEISNLEAIVAHFENMKPAMQGSGELFFSIVKGLNFDHAKAFADKWVQKGSYPYGAVAKGNNNCSRFITRLLFASSRQFCWSHPINFPETIKASPISNIVNSAENKMIYRYSPEYGLQNFRMSRVQSLLFLIKKLSENVYSKQAALLPEDISIGSMLSKHKPLHIPESSQYLGGVGEGAWFDLSLLRNNQLLIQRFTIIGTFEYAIIGEIEERITCLQDLKITYDSHLQMTHVLYKQRKIKINHLHHISTQELQSLLAEVMTA
- a CDS encoding Lrp/AsnC family transcriptional regulator; translated protein: MPFLPDKTDLKILKLLQENGRITNLQLASSIGLSPAPTLERVRKLENSGFIKSYHAFVDEEKLGLGIKSFIQISLDFHTHNAIPEFVAAVKMIPEVTECHHVTGSCDFMLKVYVKDIKAYEAVIMEKIAKIPFVKTFQTMMIMSTSKKEPIIPLEY